One window of Medicago truncatula cultivar Jemalong A17 chromosome 2, MtrunA17r5.0-ANR, whole genome shotgun sequence genomic DNA carries:
- the LOC11426332 gene encoding probable sesquiterpene synthase — protein MSLAPATSVDSTEHAIPDFKRPIVNFSPSIWRNVFLQYDSESVEINGNMKQQVEMEKDEVKKMFLFSRNDSEQNLNFIDSLQRLGISYHFEREIDEALEQIHNTFTNNKEITTKEGSLHFLALAFRLLRQNRHHLSADIFEKFKNNKGNFNEKLFQDVQEMWSLYEAAQLKINGEDILNEALDFTFSHLNSLITNKLSPFLEKKIRHCLKTPLHKGVPRLETRCYISSYSEEPSHSKILLNFAKLDFNMLQKMHKKELGSITKVNFATEVPYVRDRVVEAYFWPLCMSYEPKYTTSRKIVGKLVACISLLDDTYDAYGTVEELELFTQAIQRWDFSLIQSLPKCMKVVFNTIVELWDEIVMILVETGKSNLVLQYIKEEFYKLAQSYLVETKWCNEGFIPTYDEYKANGIISSTLPLQILSFLGFGEFSNKELFDWIFSDPKIIEAVSAIGRLADDISSHKFEQQRVHVASSREEAYKLIQIEIEDYWIIMNEECLKIENIPRSVLEIILNVARITEFTYENFEDKYTKAELMKDYIVALLIDPIRIEQCK, from the exons ATGTCTCTTGCACCTGCCACATCAGTTGATTCAACCGAACATGCAATTCCTGACTTCAAGCGACCAATTGTAAATTTTAGTCCTAGCATTTGGAGGAATGTTTTCCTTCAGTATGATTCTGAATCAGTG GAAATCAATGGCAATATGAAGCAACAAGTAGAAATGGAAAAAGATGAAGTGAAGAAGATGTTTCTATTTTCAAGGAATGATAGTGAACAAAACCTTAACTTCATTGACTCATTGCAACGTTTGggaatatcttatcattttgaACGTGAAATTGATGAAGCATTGGAACAAATCCACAATACTTTTACCAACAATAAGGAAATAACCACAAAAGAAGGCTCCCTTCACTTCCTTGCATTAGCATTTCGTTTGCTTAGGCAAAATCGACATCATCTTTCGGCAG atatatttgaaaaattcaaaaacaacaaaggaAACTTCAATGAAAAGCTTTTTCAAGATGTACAAGAAATGTGGAGCTTGTATGAAGCCGCACAATTAAAGATAAATGGTGAAGATATACTAAATGAAGCACTTGATTTCACATTCTCTCACCTAAATTCCTTGATCACCAATAAATTGAGTCCTtttcttgagaaaaaaataCGCCATTGCTTAAAGACACCTCTTCACAAGGGGGTCCCTAGGTTGGAGACAAGGTGCTACATTTCTTCCTATAGTGAAGAACCTTCACATAGTAAAATTCTTCTAAACTTTGCAAAATTAGATTTCAACATGTTGcagaaaatgcataaaaaagaACTCGGCAGTATCACCAAAGTAA ACTTTGCGACAGAAGTCCCTTATGTAAGGGATAGAGTGGTTGAAGCTTACTTTTGGCCATTGTGTATGTCCTATGAGCCTAAATACACCACTTCAAGAAAGATAGTGGGAAAATTGGTAGCATGTATTTCTCTTTTAGATGATACTTATGATGCCTATGGCACGGTTGAAGAACTTGAGCTCTTCACTCAAGCAATCCAGAG ATGGGATTTTAGTCTTATTCAATCCCTTCCAAAGTGCATGAAAGTTGTATTCAATACAATTGTAGAACTGTGGGATGAAATTGTGATGATATTAGTAGAGACTGGAAAATCAAATTTGGTGCTGCAATATATTAAAGAGGAA TTTTATAAACTGGCACAATCCTACTTGGTTGAAACAAAATGGTGCAATGAAGGATTTATTCCAACATATGATGAATACAAGGCTAATGGAATTATATCTTCTACACTCCCACTTCAAATATTAAGTTTTCTAGGGTTTGGAGAATTTTCAAACAAAGAGTTGTTTGATTGGATCTTTAGTGACCCAAAAATCATCGAGGCTGTATCAGCTATTGGCAGACTAGCAGATGACATATCCTCACATAAG TTTGAGCAGCAAAGAGTGCATGTTGCTTCCTCAAGAGAAGAAGCTTATAAACTTATTCAAATTGAGATTGAAGATTATTGGATAATTATGAATGAAGAGTGCCTCAAGATAGAAAACATTCCAAGGTCGGTGCTTGAAATTATTCTTAATGTGGCACGAATAACAGAGTTCACATACGAAAACTTTGAGGATAAATACACAAAAGCAGAACTGATGAAAGATTACATTGTTGCACTACTTATAGATCCTATAAGAATCGAGCAATGCAAGTAG
- the LOC11413533 gene encoding scarecrow-like protein 21: MDSQQLYSYSMSNAGLPYMSSFPSLPNGLLGSLKVGFGNSPDSPFSSHFDSDTLSAFSDSHEQHNSGEILSGISPSCNSSLETNHYTQRSFSSINSLKDSLQLYSARNSFLPSNQKIRHALLELETALMAPDDNEVTTSNSSLGESIKETASGPRYRSWSNEHQGSQYIQSQPSHVTSSSRQSNEAVHVEKRRKLEEDSSLQGFPSGDLKQLLIACAKAMAENNTELFDRLIETARNAVSINGEPIQRLGAYMVEGLVARTEASGNSIYHALKCREPEGEELLTYMQLLFEICPYLKFGYMAANGAIAEACRNEDHIHIIDFQIAQGTQWMTLLQALAARPGGAPHVRITGIDDPVSKYARGKGLEVVGERLSLMSKKFGIPVEFHGIPVFGPDVTRDMLDIRHGEALAVNFPLQLHHTADESVDVNNPRDGLLRLVKSLSPKVVTLVEQESNTNTTPFFNRFIETLDYYLAIFESIDVTLSRNSKERINVEQHCLARDIVNVIACEGKERVERHELFGKWKSRLTMAGFRQCPLSSYVNSVIRSLLRCYSEHYTLVEKDGAMLLGWKSRNLISASAWH, encoded by the coding sequence ATGGACTCGCAGCAGCTTTATAGTTACAGTATGAGTAATGCAGGATTACCTTACATGTCATCTTTTCCATCACTGCCAAATGGTTTGCTTGGATCCTTGAAAGTTGGCTTTGGAAACTCACCCGATTCACCGTTTTCCTCTCATTTTGATTCCGATACTCTTTCTGCATTTAGTGACAGCCACGAGCAACACAACTCAGGAGAAATTCTCTCTGGTATAAGCCCTTCGTGTAACTCATCACTTGAAACCAATCATTATACGCAAAGATCATTCTCTTCGATCAACAGTCTCAAAGACAGTTTGCAACTATATTCTGCTAGAAATTCTTTTCTACCAAGTAACCAGAAAATCAGACACGCCTTGTTGGAACTAGAAACTGCTCTGATGGCCCCCGATGATAACGAAGTTACCACATCTAATTCTTCATTGGGTGAGAGCATCAAGGAAACAGCATCCGGCCCGAGATATAGATCATGGAGTAATGAGCACCAAGGGTCACAATATATTCAAAGTCAACCGTCACATGTTACCAGCAGTAGCAGGCAATCAAATGAAGCAGTGCATGTAGAGAAACGACGTAAGTTGGAAGAGGATTCATCTCTACAAGGGTTTCCATCGGGCGATTTGAAGCAATTACTGATTGCATGTGCCAAAGCCATGGCTGAAAATAACACAGAACTTTTTGACCGATTGATAGAAACGGCTAGAAATGCCGTGTCTATCAATGGGGAGCCAATCCAGAGGCTCGGTGCTTATATGGTAGAAGGTCTTGTTGCAAGGACAGAAGCGTCAGGGAATAGTATCTATCATGCCCTTAAGTGCAGAGAGCCTGAAGGTGAAGAATTACTCACTTACATGCAACTGCTTTTCGAAATCTGTCCCTACTTAAAATTTGGTTACATGGCTGCCAATGGAGCCATTGCCGAAGCTTGCAGGAATGAGGATCACATACACATCATAGACTTCCAAATTGCTCAAGGAACTCAATGGATGACACTTCTTCAAGCTCTTGCCGCGAGACCTGGTGGGGCACCCCACGTGCGGATCACAGGAATCGACGATCCAGTCTCTAAATATGCCCGTGGCAAGGGACTCGAAGTAGTTGGAGAGAGATTGTCCTTGATGTCTAAGAAATTCGGCATACCGGTTGAGTTTCATGGGATTCCTGTTTTCGGTCCAGATGTGACAAGGGACATGCTTGATATCAGACACGGAGAAGCTTTGGCGGTGAATTTTCCACTGCAGCTCCATCACACAGCTGATGAGAGTGTTGATGTGAATAATCCAAGGGATGGACTTTTGAGATTGGTGAAGTCTCTCTCTCCTAAAGTGGTCACCCTTGTGGAGCAAgaatcaaacacaaacacaacacCTTTCTTCAACAGGTTCATAGAAACTCTAGACTACTACTTGGCAATCTTCGAGTCCATCGATGTCACCCTCTCAAGAAATAGCAAGGAGAGGATTAATGTGGAGCAACATTGTTTGGCTCGGGATATCGTCAATGTCATTGCGTGTGAAGGAAAAGAAAGGGTCGAGCGACACGAACTGTTTGGTAAGTGGAAGTCTAGGTTGACAATGGCCGGATTTCGTCAATGTCCTTTGAGTTCTTATGTGAATTCTGTTATAAGAAGCCTTCTGAGATGCTATTCAGAGCACTATACACTAGTTGAGAAAGATGGGGCAATGCTCTTAGGGTGGAAGAGCAGAAATTTGATATCTGCTTCAGCTTGGCATTGA